TTCGGTTCCTCCGGCAATATTAACAATGGGTGGTCATCTTGATCCTAAGAGCGGAGTGTGAGTTCCCTTGAATTGCGGTCTGAGGCGCCTTCCATATCCCTACGATGTGTGGGTAGTTGTATTCCTCCTTCAAAGGAGGAAGGTGGCTGTTGAACCTTTTCTATCCAGTCCTAGATAGCCATTGACGGgagcttgattgattgaatGTGCTGACAATATGTCTACTGCAGTTATCTCGGCGACTGGGGTGAACTGGGTAGGTTTATGGACCCCGATCTCAACCCGCGACTGTTTTACTGCATCACGACCGGCATTCTGTTAAAGACGCTCCGAAGCCCTAAAACCGCTCCAAGCAAACTCGATTATATCAGAATGCGACATACGATTGTTCAAACCTGTGCTAATGctccttttcttgctcttaGGCTGCCCAACTCCCCAGCGCATTGTGACCTACTCTCTGTCTTCCAACCGTCAGCGCCCTCTCGCTGGTGCTTTCCACGCTGCCATCTTCAACACCTTCCGCAGATTCAGAAGCCAGGTTCTCTACGTCGTTCCTCCTTTTGTGGTCGCCTACGCCGCCATGAACTGGGCTATTGAGAGGTATGCGCCCTCTTGCCTTGCGTCTCTCTTCGCTCTCCAGGCTTCAAACCAGTCGCTGATTGTTGCTATTGTATAGAAACGAGTACCTTAACTCCAAGCCTGGCCGCCTGGCTGAGGGTGTTGAGGAATAAATGGATGCCTTTTCTTTACCTTGAAAATGAAAAGTGAGATCTGAATCGGGCCGGGAAGCCAGGAGGAGGGTACTGTGTGATTGCAATGTACAGTAACTAGAAAGCAATCAAATTGTTCTTGTCTGTCTAGACTACTTGTCGTAATTGTTGCGACTGGCTGTTGACTTTCCCAAATTGGCGTATTCGCCTATCGCTGCCATGGGAGCATTGCAACTAGCATTAAACATCTTGACAGAATGTTAGTGGTAGATTGTTTAATGCTCGATGTACAGAACGGAAGTGAGCAAGATGTTAAGATATGGTAGACTTGTTGATCTCTGTAGGAATAGGCACCTAAGGTAGTATGACTTTAGAACAACTCTTATTGGTTCAATTTCAGTTGCCCCCTATCGCCTGATTTCTCAGGCTCCTTTCGACACTGCGCTATGTAGCGAGTGCATGAACTGCATCTTGGAAGACTCTACGAAATCCAGTTGAGCTGATCGGGAGGCATATGATTGCGCAGTGGTACAGTTTCAATCAAGTTTGGTCCAGCGGCTGGGTTGGAGCAAACTCGATCGGTTTTGGCTGATACCAATTTATAACTCAAATATGCGCTCGAAGGAACCTTCTTGCTGGGGCATAAACCCATGACAACTGCAGCCACAGGGCCGGATAATCCAGACGAACACCTGCATCGCTCCTCAGAGACTGTTGGTCCCATACAGATGCCGCCAAACAGCGGCAAGTACGGTCGTCTACGTATCGGTTGACCGGTCTCAAACTTGACGGATGGAAATCACTTCCGAAAGATCTTTTGCCCCGTATCGCACTTGTGTATGTCCCGATGAATGGGAATGTAGAGATCGCGTACAGGTCTCATGCTGCTCGCAAATGAATGCAGGTCCAACTAGATGCTGATTGGATACTACACTTCAGTAGCTGGAGCCAGTAGACATCAATTCATGGAACACCTGTTTGCAACTGAAGGTGCATGATTCTAGTAATTACGGACAAATTGCCCTATCCTTGGTCGATGAAACGGTTTTATCTCGAGGCCATTGAGGTCTTAATTTCGACACGAGCTTATCGAACTATGGGGATGCCATTGTATATGCAAGCAGAAGATGCCGTGTCAGAAACGTCAACGTCCAACGAATAGGAGGAAATGAGCTGTAGAACAGAGAAGTTGATCAGACGAGGTAACAGACAATAGTGTGGACTATGTAGGTGCCTTGGAGATCCGCAATTGGAGTACTGATACGAAAGTAGAGGGCCCCACTGTGCCCAAGAAATCCCTCTCGGCCCATCAAGAGAGAATTCTCAACGATTAAAGAGGGCAAAGGGTAAAAAAAAGTGAGGAAAAAACTGCCCACATCTTTTCAGGCCCATAAGGCAGTCAGGCACCCAGGCCACTGTTTCCCACCCCCACTCCCGCATgcgcttcttttgcttttcttccgCTCCAAAGACTTcgtttctttcctcttctctacGCCTGCGTCttgcttctccctctccatcctctgtacttcgtcttcatcctccttgTCGACGTCCCTTCCACTCCATCACCATGTCCGAGATCACTCACCCCACTATCAAGGGTATGTTACATTTTCTTCACGTATCGTCGATCGATCTTTATCAGTGCATCACCATCAGCCCCTCCATTACTTTTTTCCAACTACCCCGCTTCCAGAACAAGGCCGATAATTCCTCTCCTATCGCAATGGGTTCCCTCCAACCTCAATATACCTCAATCTTCTTTGATTTGATACCAATTGCTTTACTGAATCACTTGTTTTGTGTGTTGTCCTGAATCAGTTCCACTGACGACACCTCAGATGGCTGGTTCTCCGAGCAGTCGGATATGTGGCCCGGCCAGGCCATGAACCTCAAGGTCAACCAGATCCTGCACCACGAGAAGTCCAAGTACCAGGATGTGCTTGTCTTCGAGAGCACCGACTACGGCACCGTTCTCGTTCTGGACAACGTCATCCAGTGCACCGAGCGGGATGAGTTCTCGTATGTTTTCCCGCCCACCGCACATTGTTCGTCCGGCGGCTTCTAATCATGTTGTTTTATGTTACTGCAGGTACCAGGAGATGATCACTCACCTGGCCATGAACTCCCACCCGAACCCCAAGAAGGTTCTGGTCATCggtggtggagatggtggtGTCCTCCGTGAGGTCGTCAAGCACGAGTCCGTCGAGGAGGCCATCCTGTGCGACATTGACGAGGTATCATTCTATCTACCATAGTCCTGAATGGTGTCGATCGCTGATTTGGTGAAGGCTGTCATCCGTGTCTCCAAGAAGTATCTTCCCGGCATGAGCATCGGCTTCCAGCACCCCAACGTGAAGGTCCACATTGGCGACGGGTTCCAGTTTCTCAAGGAGCGCAAGAACGAGTtcgatgtcatcatcactgaCAGCTCTGACCCTGAGGGCCCTGCCGAGAGCCTCTTCCAGAAGCCTTACTTTGAGCTCCTGCGCGATGCTCTCCGTGATGGAGGTGTCATCACCACACAAGGTTGTTCGTCGCCTTTCCTTTCTGTCATCTGCCCTTTatctcttttccctctcctgACATCTCCAcatctttcccttttttACCTGTCCGATTCAAACCCACACATTTATCTTCGTTATCTGTATTTATGTCTCTATCTGTATCTGTTCCtatggaaaagaagaagataaagCTGACTGGTCCACGTCCCAAACCACCCGGCTCCCACGCGGGGATCGGTTTGGGTTCGTGTTTTACCGCTTATAGCCGAGAACCAATGGCTGCATCTGTCCCTCATCACCGACCTCAAGAAGGCCTGCAAGGAGGTCTTCCCCGTCGCCGAATACGCCTACACCACAATTCCCACCTACCCCTCCGGCCAGATCGGCTTCATGGTCTGCTGCAAGGACGCCACCCGCAATGTCCGTGAGCCCGTCCGCACTTGGTCCcgtgaggaggaggagcgtcTCTGCCGCTACTACAACCAGGACATTCACCGGGCCAGCTTCGTTCTGCCCAACTTTGCACGCAAGGCTCTGGATGTGTGAATCAAACTTACGGTTAGCATGTAAATGTAATTACTCAATGAAAATGATGTTCTTATGATATTAGATTTTGAACCTGTCTTCCACACTGACGATCCCTTGTAAGCGCAATGGACGACAACTACATTATGACACATAATTTTGTTTTGATCCTCTAAATCTAGAAGAGCTCCACCAACAACCATGGGGAGATAGGACTGGTAAAAACATTTGAAAAGGAACAGAGATTCATCGAGCCGTAAACATGACACTAAGAAATGGAATCCATCATGACACTAACGCAAGCCATCTACAGAATCTGCTCAAAAGCACGGTTGATGGGCGAGCGCACGGGCTGGCCCTTGTAGAAGTCGATGGTAGCAAGAGCACGCTTGCTAATGCCCTCAGGAGTGAACTCGAATTTCtagagaaaaggaaacaaaTCAGTACCGGCGTTTTTGTTTTTATAACAGGCGGTGATTTAAAATGGAGCCTTACCTTGTAGACCTCCTTGTAGGGGCCGGAGGCACCGAAGCGGTTGAGACCAAACTGCTCGTGAGAGTAGCGCTCCCAACCCATGGTGGACAGAGCCTCAACGGACAAGACGGGAATGCCGTCGGGAAGGACCTTGAGTCTGTAGTCCTTGGGCTGAGCATCGAAGACCTCGAAGCAAGGGACGGAGACAACACGAGCGACGATGTTGTGCTTCTCCTTGAGGTATGTAGCGGCCTCGATACAGATGCTGACCTCGGAACCGGTGGAGATGAGGGTGATGGCGGCGTTGGGGGCCTCGACGACGGGGTAGGCACCCTTCAGAGCAGCCTCAATGGTCGAGTTCTCGAGCTGAGGCAGGTTCTGACGAGTGAGGGCAAGGACGCTAGGAGTGTGCTTGGCGGTGATTGCGGAGTAGTAGGCAGCGCTGGTCTCGTTGCCGTCGGCGGGACGCCAAACCATGCAGTTAGGGAGGGCACGGAAGTGGGCCAGAGTTTCGATAGGCTGGTGGGTGGGACCGTCCTCACCCAGACCGATGGAGTCGTGGGTAGCGATGTGGATGACGCGGACGCGGGAGAGGGCGGACAGACGGAGAGCACCGGCGGCATATGAGACGAAGTTGAGGAAGGTACCACCGGCGGGAATGATGGTACCGTAGGCAGCAAGACCGTTCATAACGGCCGCCATGGCGTGCTCACGCACACCGTAGCGGATGTAGCGACCGGACCACTCACCAATGCCGTATTCAGGGGGCTGGAAATCGACGGCATTCTTCCAGCGAGTGTTGTTGGAGCCGGTCAAATCAGCGGAACCGGACATGAGTTCAGGGACGACCGCGTGGATCTTCTCGAGGACAGCCTCAGACAGCTTACGAGAGGCGACGGCAGCGTCGGTGGGCTTGTAGGTGGGGAGGCTCTTCTCCCAGCCCTCGGGAAGCTTGCCGGAGAGACGCCGGACAAGGTCGGCGTGCTCAGCCTTGTACTCGGTGGCGTActtctcaagcagctggttCCAGGCCTGCTCCTTGGCAGCGCCCTCGGCGGCGTGCTTGTGGTAGAGGTCGTAGACCTGCTGGGGAACGACGAAGCTCTGCTTGGGGTCGAAGCCGAACTTCTGCTTGACGCTCTCGCAGTCATCGGCCTTCAGAGGGTTACCGTGAACACCACCGGTGCCCTGGAGCTTGGATCCGAAACCAATGGTAGTTGTCAGACGGATGACGGTGGGCTTGTCGgtgaccttcttggcctcgTGAATGGCGGCCTCGATGCCCTCGAGGTCGTTGTCGCCATCCTTGACCCACACGGTGTGCCAGCCGTAGGCCTCGAAACGCTTCATGACGTCTTCAGTGAAAGCACACTTGGTGTCACCGTCTAGATAAAAATATGCCAATTAGTAATTGAGTCAACAATGTTAATTCTGTAAGAACTCACCGATCGAAATGTGGTTGTCATCATAAATGGCAATCAAGTTGCCGAGCTTCAAGTGACCAGCCATGGAGGCAGCCTCGCTGGCAATACCCTCCATAGCACAGCCATCACCGAAGAAGCAGTATGTGTAGTTGTTGATCAAATCATAGCCAGGCTTGTTGAAGACGGCGGCGGTGTGAGCCTGGGCAATGGCCAGACCAACAGCGTTGGCGAAACCCTGCCCCAGAGGACCAGTGGTGACCTCAACACCAGGGGTGTCGTGAGCCTCGGGGTGACCGGGGGTGATGCTATCAAGTTGCTATGCAGGTTTAGTAAATGCCCATATCTTGCTCGATACTCAGGGAATGATCATACTCTGAAGTTCTTCAGGTCGTCCATGGTGACATCGTAACcgaagaggtggaggagagcgTATTGGAGCATACAACCGTGACCGTTGCTGATGAAGAGCATTAGCAATGAAATGCCTAACATTCTAAGCCGAGGAAGCTTAGCTTACGAGAGGACGAAACGATCCCGGTTCAGCCAGTTGGGGTTCTTGGGATTGAAGTTCATGAACTTGTTGAAGAGGACGTGGGCCACAGGGGCCATGCCCATAGGGGCACCGGGGTGACCGGAGTTGGCCTTGAAGGTGGCATCGACCTGAATGATGTGATTAGCACGTTGCTCCGATAGATCGCTCTATGCCATGCAGATGGAGCTGAGATGTGGCTTTTCGATGAAAATAAGCCATCATCCGAGCTTGATCTGGACACTGAGCGGGGTGTTCCGCAGCCAGCTGCCATTACAAGTTGGAGACAGCAACATCTCAACCATCACCACGACCATCGACTCAGGTATTATAGAGATATGCGTTATAAGAAGGGAACCAGATAGAGCATACCGCAAGAAGACGGATCGTGTTGATAGCCAATTGATCCAAATCGGTGTAACCCATGATGGCTAACTATTTTTTTGGCTGGAAGATTAGATGATGTAAATGACAGAGGGGAGAcgaggaagggcaggagaagGTACTTATAAACAAACTTTCTTCTGGAAATCTTTTTGGAGGGGGggtataagagaaagagagcaAGTAAGAGAAGGAGCAAGAAAAAGGTCGTAAGAAGAGTAGAGAGCTATGGCGAATGCTTACTACGAGATATGGACAGCCAGGTTGGAGGGGGAAAAGAGACAAGCAAGACAAGGTGGGGGGAATGGTAAGGGAAATGATGTCGGCGGTGGGGCAGCAACTCACCGAATGCTCGATTGACGTTGTTGGGATGATTAGGAGTCCGTAGCCTTTGGGTTTGCCGACGTCGATGACTTGCTATAGGAGTTGCCTCTGATGTATCTTAAGTCATTTGGTACATTGGACTTGCTTTCCTGCCAATTGCTACGAAATAGATAGCACACAGCTTCAATCTCTTCTGTGTCAGAACCCATGTGCTGACTGTGTAGTTGTGTAGTAGTCCCCCACTCCAGCAGCTATCGCCGTGTATACCTCAGGCATCCTCTCCCGCCGCGGAGTTTTGCCAGTTTTGCCAAGCAGAGTAAAAGCATTTAGCATAATAACAGAAATTTACCATATGTTAGATAATCCTTATCAATCTCCCCTCGGTTTGTTTCAATGAAGAATTCTACCTTCAGGCGATCAATTGCCGTCGACTACCCAGACTCACACAGAGTCGAGCGTCAAGACCCCTCCAAAGCATAGGGGAGTACTGATGACATTAGCCGACGCCGATCATCGGGCCATTCTTGCACTGCACCTATGAATCCCTTCTCTATGACCAGGGATATTTGCCAATACTTGCCCCTCCATGCAAAGCGATATCCTCAAACTCACGCAGCAAAAAGCAATACCGACATAGCAACGCTACACAGTCCTCCGCGGGGACGAGTCCATGTCCTGATAATAATCCACAGTTCCTTATTAATAACCGACACCGTCGAGAGCTCTAGAACAATGCTGGGTCCGGAGGACGCTACTCCGATTCCTGCTACACAGTACTCCATAATTTTTCCATGAATTCAAGACCAGAAAGATGCCACGGGTAAATAGGATGATAGCTATGGAGTATACTGCTGGTCTGCTGATCAAAAAATTTGACTTGAATTCTTTGTAAGCATTTTGCATGTTTTGTAAATATCAACTGGGTACTCTTGGGTTTCGAATGGGACTGTCACAACTTTGCCAGTTGTCAAAATTTAGCCACCACATGTTTCTTCTACACCTGCACCATGAGATGACAGTTTAGCACCCAGAAATAAAAGTAGACGGACGCAGTCGATCTACAGGGCCAACCTATGACAGTCTCCCAAACCTTCAGGCGCCTAAGGTACCTATTCGTCTGCAAGTACCTAGCTAGATAGTAGACGGGCTTGCCAAATTCGACCAATCCGGTGCACCTACCGCTGCCATGCGTGCGAACATCTCCCCGAGTATGCATGACTTGCGAGATAAAGGATGTGATGCatacgatgatgatgatggaaagGAGCAGGATGGATATACAGCATCATTAATTTGAGGAAGGACTAAAAAAATGACATTTATATAGGGTGAAATTTGACCTTTACACCAAGAACAGTTCGATATAAACTTAAGACGACGAGAAAGGTGTCTGATCAAGAGAATCACAAACCACAATACTCCAGAGACAATAGGTATCATGTCGAGAAGGCatagaaaaaaagggaaaaaaacaATCGCCTCCTTGATCGCGCCCAATGTAAAATCCTTCATGTCAAAAGCATAACAAGTCTTAGACGGCCAGCCGTCGGTCCCAACCGTGAGTCATTCCAAATTCATCAATCTCGTCGTCCACTGCCGGGATCATGATGCCCCGGAATGGGTCTAAATCGTCCACAGGCAGCTGCAAATCATGATATGGCAAGCTATCCTCGGCATTTATGCTCTCGTCGGAGAAACTGAGGACGCTCTGCGGCGCGGGGTTGACCTCGTGGTTCGGTAACAtgtcgctgttgctgctcgCCGACCACGCTTCAGGTGACAGACCAGGGACATCCTTGGTTGACGCAGACAGCGGCATGGGACTTTGATCCGTTGGAACGCAGCCCGTGGTTAAAGAAGCAAATGGACCACTGTCTTCACCACATTCTTTGCCCCCATAAATGCCGGTAAATATGTTCGAATAGCCGTGATCCATGTCACTCAGAACAAATTCCCAGTCAGCCATACTCATCGGACCCGCGGCGGCATTCGAGGGAGCCGAGCTCGACATGGTCTGTGTGTGTTCATGTGTCGTAGATGGTGACATGTAGTAAGCCCTGTTCATGGACTGTTGTGGAGCGGGATAATTCTCAGATGGCAAGCTAACCCGACTGGGAGATCGAAGATGACGGTGAGGGACACCGAGACTAGTACCCGAAATGG
The DNA window shown above is from Aspergillus fumigatus Af293 chromosome 1, whole genome shotgun sequence and carries:
- a CDS encoding ubiquinol--cytochrome-c reductase subunit 8, whose product is MGGHLDPKSGVYLGDWGELGCPTPQRIVTYSLSSNRQRPLAGAFHAAIFNTFRRFRSQVLYVVPPFVVAYAAMNWAIERNEYLNSKPGRLAEGVEE
- a CDS encoding spermidine synthase — protein: MSEITHPTIKDGWFSEQSDMWPGQAMNLKVNQILHHEKSKYQDVLVFESTDYGTVLVLDNVIQCTERDEFSYQEMITHLAMNSHPNPKKVLVIGGGDGGVLREVVKHESVEEAILCDIDEAVIRVSKKYLPGMSIGFQHPNVKVHIGDGFQFLKERKNEFDVIITDSSDPEGPAESLFQKPYFELLRDALRDGGVITTQGSENQWLHLSLITDLKKACKEVFPVAEYAYTTIPTYPSGQIGFMVCCKDATRNVREPVRTWSREEEERLCRYYNQDIHRASFVLPNFARKALDV
- the tktA gene encoding transketolase tktA — its product is MGYTDLDQLAINTIRLLAVDATFKANSGHPGAPMGMAPVAHVLFNKFMNFNPKNPNWLNRDRFVLSNGHGCMLQYALLHLFGYDVTMDDLKNFRQLDSITPGHPEAHDTPGVEVTTGPLGQGFANAVGLAIAQAHTAAVFNKPGYDLINNYTYCFFGDGCAMEGIASEAASMAGHLKLGNLIAIYDDNHISIDGDTKCAFTEDVMKRFEAYGWHTVWVKDGDNDLEGIEAAIHEAKKVTDKPTVIRLTTTIGFGSKLQGTGGVHGNPLKADDCESVKQKFGFDPKQSFVVPQQVYDLYHKHAAEGAAKEQAWNQLLEKYATEYKAEHADLVRRLSGKLPEGWEKSLPTYKPTDAAVASRKLSEAVLEKIHAVVPELMSGSADLTGSNNTRWKNAVDFQPPEYGIGEWSGRYIRYGVREHAMAAVMNGLAAYGTIIPAGGTFLNFVSYAAGALRLSALSRVRVIHIATHDSIGLGEDGPTHQPIETLAHFRALPNCMVWRPADGNETSAAYYSAITAKHTPSVLALTRQNLPQLENSTIEAALKGAYPVVEAPNAAITLISTGSEVSICIEAATYLKEKHNIVARVVSVPCFEVFDAQPKDYRLKVLPDGIPVLSVEALSTMGWERYSHEQFGLNRFGASGPYKEVYKKFEFTPEGISKRALATIDFYKGQPVRSPINRAFEQIL